The following coding sequences are from one Synergistaceae bacterium window:
- a CDS encoding V-type ATP synthase subunit F, giving the protein MSKVNKMSMAALGSYDSMLPFKSIGLDDTTINEESRDAIVMLIDKIARQNFAVLFVEESIYKDNHEAIKEISEFNDISIIPVPNQRGSIGIGLASIRQNVERAVGMDIFGVK; this is encoded by the coding sequence ATGTCTAAAGTGAATAAAATGTCTATGGCTGCCCTTGGAAGTTATGACAGCATGCTACCCTTTAAATCTATTGGTCTTGATGATACTACTATCAATGAGGAGAGCCGTGATGCAATAGTTATGCTAATTGATAAAATAGCACGACAGAACTTTGCGGTACTCTTCGTAGAAGAATCAATATATAAAGATAACCATGAAGCAATAAAAGAGATAAGCGAATTTAATGATATTTCAATAATACCCGTTCCCAACCAAAGAGGATCCATAGGCATAGGGCTCGCTTCAATAAGACAAAATGTTGAACGTGCTGTAGGCATGGATATCTTTGGAGTTAAATGA